TCAGGCTCCCTTGTATCCATATTTCAAACTCCCCAGCTCTTCTTCTGGGTTGACACTCCCCATTACGGTTTTCGCTAAGAGTACCACGGCGTAAATCCCTAGGGGTAACCATTCGAACCCAGTCCACCATATATTGGTTTCTGCGTTGGATATTCTGGATTTAGATTGGTGTTTGGACTTGATAATCGTTCCAAGAACTCCTAATATGAGACTGAGGAcgagattgaggattggaagATAGGTTTGGAGTGGCCCGTCGTCTACGGTAGTTGCTCCCAGAACTCCTATTTTCGACCGAGGAGAATCCTTGGATCgttgattgatattatcGAGGAGAGGAATTGATGTTTTCTCGGGGGGTAAAGAGTAAATGAGGAAGGCGGTAGATAGGAGCGAGGTAATGGAGAGGATGCTGAGGAGAGAGGTagttggagagaagagggtAAGGAGGTAAGGGATGATGCTTATGAGGGGAAGACAGAGAAGGAATCGCGTGTAGATggtattgtattttgtatgaAGAGTGGCAAGATGCTGAATCAAGTTGTCTTGCTctggagagagagggggggggggttagttttaatatattgaagagaCAAATAGCGGGGTCAAGCATACCTTCTTCGTCAAGAGCTTCGGGTGAAGAGTCATCAGAGTCATTATCTGTAGGATATCGAAACGTCTTGCGTAGACGAGAAGTTGTTTGCTCCATTTCCGCAATATGAGTTTCAATGCAAAGCTGTTGTATAAATTCTTGATCGAATATCAAATAGACTGTCGAAATAGAAGACGAAGCTAGAGCCTTGCACATGCATAGCTATCAGCCTCGCATTTGCGCCACACGAAACTTTTTAGCGGGTCAGTTCGAATCGCACGATTAATTCAAAGCTCCCCTCTTTTTGCGAGCAATTGTTATGAATGTCAATGCCATACATCACACACAAAATGTTACCACGATTACTACGAAGCTCGAGGGTTTTGCCTAGGTTGAGAGTAAGCAATATAAACAATGCGAGAAATCTGGTACAAAGGAGAACCCTAGTTGCAGCGCCGAAAGCGGGAGATGGCCCattgatggagaggagaggagatcGAGAATTACCTGGTACCTTTGCACGAAGAGAACGACGATTAAGAAGAATACTGACAGAAAATCTAAGACATTCCTGAAAATGGCATGAAATGGGTCCGATCTATCCCCATATTCCTCGTTGTCCTAATCTCCAGTACCCTCGCCATTTTCAACTACCAAAAGTCCTCGTCCTCCGTCGTATCATCCACTCTCTACGCCCTCCGTACATCACCTAAAGCGCGTGAGTTCCTTGGCGACGAGATATATTTTGCGCATAAAATGCCGTGGATTTGGGGAGAAATGAATCAATTGCATGGCaggattgatattcaatttgagGTTAAGGGAACGAAGAGAAGTGGAACAATGAAATTTACGAGCCATAGAGCCACAAGACAGGGCATGTTTGAGACTACTGAGTGGAGTTTGGAGGGTGGTGAGGGGGAGGAAAAGGTTAAGATTGATCTTTTGGATGGTGCGGATCCGTTTAGGGGAATCGAGGATGTGGAGGAAAGTGCAGCGGAACCAGGCAGAGGGAGTTATGCGCCTAGTTTGTCAGGATAGAGATTGGGGTGTCTTAAGTGAAATTGAGAGATGAAGGGGGTGCCGAGAGACCGGAGAGGTCTAGTAaattgagaggagagaacTCTGCAGTGGAAATACGATTGGTTCCAGTCAGTTGTAAAGATGGTGGTGATAGACCATTAGTCATGCACTAAGCACAAACATAAGCACGTTTGGATGGGTCAAAACCATGAGGATAGAATTAACAGTTGCGGGGAAAAGGGCATTGGGTTGGCGTTATAGGTTCAGGTCTGAAACGCCTGCATATGCCATGTATTCATACAAATATTACAATGTAAAAACATTCAACTCATGCCGCAGTAGCAGCTGTTTTCGCTGGCTCCTTAACTTCTTCCAACAAAGCGGGTATCGACGCTACCTTTGGCCATGGCTTCTTGATGGCATCTTGAATCTTCACCACACATCCATCTGGGCCCGCAACACATCCGTTCAAGAGGACCAAACCCTTCTCAGCATCCACCTTCAACACCTTAACGTTCTGAATCGTAACTTGATGGTTTCCCATTCGCCCCGCCATCCTCTTGCCTGGATGAACTCTCGAACCACTTCCCTGACTTGCACCTGCACTACCCATCGTCCTATGATTCTTAGAATTACCGTGACTAGCCGGTTGACCACTCCATCcccatttcttcattcctccTGCAAATCCCATTCCCCTACTGTTCGCCCTCGCATCCACAAATTGTCCCTCTATGAACCATTCTGCTCCAATGCTCCTTCCAACATCTAGTAATCCACTCTCATTCTTCACACGAAACTCGGCCATGTATCTCTTAGGCGCAACCTGACTCTTTTCATAATGTCCCAATTCGGGCCTTGTAACATTGCTAGGGTGTTTCCATCCAGCACCAACTTGTACCGCATAATAACCGTTCTTTTCTCGGGTTTTGTGAGCAACTACTTGCACGCGATCGAGTTGCACAACGGTGCAGGGTGTGCGAACACCGGTTTCGGGATCGTAGAGGGCGGTCATGCCTTTTTTGATACCGAGAGCGCCGGTGCGTAATGGGAGAGTAAAATCCTTGCGGGCGAGAGCAGCAGTTGAGGAGGCGGAGAGGATGGGTAGTCCAGCAGTTTGCTGGTTAAAACGTTCGGGGTGGGAGCGAGGAGGGGCGGTCGTCCAGCCATATTTTACACCACGTTTGGTTatgagagggaggagagattCGGGGAGGAGAAAGGAGGGTGGAATTTGCGCCCAGCTGGTGGGGAGTTTGGGTGCCATGTTGTTTGGATTGGGGTGGAAGcttatttggagatttggttCTGgatgggggaggggagaaaaTCTTTATACGGAGACCGAAACGAGCCGGGAGCGCGGTCAATATCAGAATTCAAACACCGATAACTTCAACCTTGACATTAATTACCTAGTCCCTAGTATCATAGCACAACTTTATGGAAAGATTCACAATATAACAAAATGGTGTATTATTACACCTCTAACACTGTTTCGCCATCGGCTTACATCTATGCTGGAAAAGATAAATTCGAAAGTAAGAAACAAATTCCATTTGACTGAAACTCAAAAACACATGTTGACGCAACCCAGATGAGGATCTCATCAAGCAtggattggaagaagatgtaTGGTTCCACGTAGACAAGTTGTCGAGTGCTCATATTTATCTTCGAATGAATGAGGGAGATTCGTGGGAGTCTATTCCGGAGCAATTGTTGATGGATTGTGCTCAACTTACCAAAGCAAATTCTATCGAAGGTAGGTGGTAATGAGACTCcgagaaggaaaagggagAGTGCTGTGAGTACATGTGAGTTGATGGTTTCGGATTAGGCAATAAGAAGGATAACATTACTATCATCTACACACCATGGtcgaatttgaagaaagatggaagTATGGCGGTGGGACAAGTTAGTTTCAAGAATCAGAAGACTGTAAGTACTTCATTCGgttctttctcaaattagtgtttgaatatatgatgtgatgttgaGACTTGCGGAATTAGGTCAAAAGAATTTTGGTTCCCGCCAGGGAGAACCCAATTGTCAATCGGTTGAACAAAACCAAGGTTGAAAAGTTCCCAGACTTGGcaatggagaaggaagaaaaaatgaaGGCTGCGAGAAAGAAGGATCAAGCTGCCTTATTAGAACGGGTACGTGCTGTGCATTCTGATATTGAAACATACTAATCTAGGGATAGAGAAAACAAGAAGCGAGACAGGCTCAGGAGTATAAGGATAAGAAGTGGCAAAAGGATCATGCATATGATGATTTATTTGttcaagatgatgatgaagaggcgAATAATCAAGACAGAGGTGAAGATTTCTTAGATGATTTCATGTAACTTGCTGTATTGGATATCATTGAGCTTCTGAAACGATATGATAGAACAGATGCTTTTGACCTCTTAAAAATACGACCTATGAGAAATGATTTTTGCACCTTGAATTCTTGAACGCACTTCTTCAGACCTCATTATCTAGCCCCTCATATCTGAGTCCATGGAGATTTCCCAGTCCCGTTGTCTTCAGCTAGACTTTTCTTCCACATTCTGGTTTTACCACACACTGAACCTTACACCAAGATACACACTCTCATCCAGCCAGACCACTATCGTAGCATCCTTCACTGACCAATATTGCTACCCATCTGATTCAAGCTTGTGCCCTTAACCTTATGATCATTTGGATTTGCCGCAGCCTCATATATGATATTCGTAGGCGCCTTGCCCAATTGCATCCAATCGCCCTTAAAGCCCAGGTAGCAAATGCGACTCACATCCTCTCCATGATTATCCTCCACAAACAGCGTcagattttgtatttttccGAACAAGGCCCTCTTAACACCAATATCTTGAATCTCAGAGGTTTGACTTAATTCGAATTCCTGCGTAGGCCGTAGCTCTGACGCGGTGCTGAAATCGATATCGTCGCGATTGATGAATACTCTGAGGGTTTTGGGGGCGGATTCAGAGTTTGACGTGCGGATAAGAATCGAGTGGAGTTTCACTTGGCCGGTGAACCTATTGTGATGGGATGTATTTGTTAGCCACAGTCGCGATGGAGGGTGGTTTGGAGGGGTAAAATGGCGGGGTAAACAAACGGGATATGCATTAGCAGTTGTTCATCAGCATCGCTCTCGAGCTCTGGTTGCtcattcattcgttcatcCCATGTTTTCTTCACGATGGATTTTCCAGAACCAGGAGTGGCTTCGTTCAGTGTGGTTATGTCGTCAAATTTGATGTGTTGGTAGAGTGAGTATTGAAGTGCGGGGGTGATATCATCAGAATGATCGTGACCTTCGTGAGAATGCCCGCCATGACCGTGGTCATGCTCATCATGACAGTGACTAGACATATTTATCCCgtttttttattgtttgcTGAACTTTGAA
The nucleotide sequence above comes from Botrytis cinerea B05.10 chromosome 14, complete sequence. Encoded proteins:
- the Bccoa1 gene encoding Bccoa1; translation: MSMPYITHKMLPRLLRSSRVLPRLRVSNINNARNLVQRRTLVAAPKAGDGPLMERRGDRELPDIPENGMKWVRSIPIFLVVLISSTLAIFNYQKSSSSVVSSTLYALRTSPKAREFLGDEIYFAHKMPWIWGEMNQLHGRIDIQFEVKGTKRSGTMKFTSHRATRQGMFETTEWSLEGGEGEEKVKIDLLDGADPFRGIEDVEESAAEPGRGSYAPSLSG
- the Bcjlp2 gene encoding Bcjlp2, with product MVYYYTSNTVSPSAYIYAGKDKFENEDLIKHGLEEDVWFHVDKLSSAHIYLRMNEGDSWESIPEQLLMDCAQLTKANSIEGNKKDNITIIYTPWSNLKKDGSMAVGQVSFKNQKTVKRILVPARENPIVNRLNKTKVEKFPDLAMEKEEKMKAARKKDQAALLERRKQEARQAQEYKDKKWQKDHAYDDLFVQDDDEEANNQDRGEDFLDDFM
- the Bcmrpl9 gene encoding Bcmrpl9, which encodes MAPKLPTSWAQIPPSFLLPESLLPLITKRGVKYGWTTAPPRSHPERFNQQTAGLPILSASSTAALARKDFTLPLRTGALGIKKGMTALYDPETGVRTPCTVVQLDRVQVVAHKTREKNGYYAVQVGAGWKHPSNVTRPELGHYEKSQVAPKRYMAEFRVKNESGLLDVGRSIGAEWFIEGQFVDARANSRGMGFAGGMKKWGWSGQPASHGNSKNHRTMGSAGASQGSGSRVHPGKRMAGRMGNHQVTIQNVKVLKVDAEKGLVLLNGCVAGPDGCVVKIQDAIKKPWPKVASIPALLEEVKEPAKTAATAA